TCGCCTGCACCGTGTACTGACTGCCGGCGGTCAGGGCGCTGCTCGCGGCCACCGACCAGGAGCCCGACGTCTCGGTCGTGGTGCGGGTCTGGACCGGGGTACCCGTCGCATTGGGCCCGGCGTAGATCTTGACGGTGACCGTCGAGGAGTCCGCACTCTGCGTCGTCCCGGCCGCCTGGTTGCCTGCGGTGCCGGTGAAGGTCGGCGTCAGCGAGGTCGTGATCGACCCGGCGGTTGGTGCCGTCACGGTGACCGAGGGCGCCCGGCTGTCGATGACGAACGTCGTGGTCGCCGTCGCGGCGTTTCCCGCGGCGTCACTCTGACTGACCTGCGCCGTGTACTGCGCGTTGCCGGCGAGAGCAGGTGAGGGCGTGACCGACCAGCTGCCCGAGGTCACGTTGCCGCTGATGGTCTGCACCGGGGGGCCGGTTGCCGTGCCACCTGAGTAGATCGTCACGGTCACGGTGGCTGCATCCGCGCTGTGGCCGGCGTCGGCGACCTGCGTGCCGGCGGCGCCGGAGATCGTGGGCGTCGTCGATGCCAGGTATGCGCCGTTGCTCGGCGCGGTGACGGTCGGCGCGGGTGCGGCGGTGTCCTTGACCGCAGTGACGGCCAACGTCGTGGAGCTGCCACCGGCGTTGGTCGACCATGCGGTGACGGTGAGGTGACCGTCGTGCAGCGAAGACAGGTTCAGCGCGGTGAAGGCGGTCGTGCCGGCGCCGCTCGGCGCTGTCTTGGCGCTCGGCGTGACGGTCGTCGTGCCGTCGCTCACGGTCAGATGGACCATGTCGGCGGCGGTCGAGGTCGCCGGCAGGGTGACGTCGATCTCGACGCTCGAGGCGTTCGCAGCGTCGATGTACGCCTGCCCGGTGCCGCCGCCGACGACGGTGACGGCAGTCGGGGCGGCCGGCGGGGTCGTCGCGCTGACGATCGCGGTGGCGGCGGAGATCCAGCTCGACAGCGTGCTGTACACGTCGTACGACGGGGTCGTGCCGGGCGTGACGCCGGTCACCGAGCAGCTCCCGGTTGCACCGCTGATGGTGCAGGCCGCAGTGGAGGTCGTGCCGTGGGGGTAGGCGACGTAGCCGGTGGCGGCGGGCGCCGAAGGGCCGCTGGTGACGGAGATCGTGATGCTGGTGGCGCTCGCCGCGGTCGCGGAGGCCGCGATCGGCGCGCCGAGCGTCGTCGACGTGGCGAGCTGGCTCGCCGTACCCGTCGCCGTGAAGAAGGCGAGGGCGGAGGCTGCGCCGGCCACGGCGAGTGCCGCAGTGACGGCGAGGACGGAGTAGAAGCGGCGCCTCATCACAGGTGCGCCGTGCCGGTCAGCGGGACGACGAACGTCGTTCCCTGGCAGCCGTCAGCCGCCGCGGTGGTCATGGAGACCGTTCCGGTCGCCGTTCCTGACTGGCCGGGGGTCAGCGCACCTGATGGGAGGGCGCCCACCGCGAAGGTGACGACCGCGGGGTTGCAGCTGCCCTTGCCGGTGGTCTGGATCGTCGCGGTGCCCGACTGCGTCAGGGAGGTGACCGTGAGGTTTCCCGAGGTGGTGTTCTTCAGCGTCACGCTGACCGCAACGTTGCCGCCGGGGTAGAGCCCCGCGAGTGGTGCGGTGGTGACTGCGAGGGTGACCGTCCCGGTGGAGGACCCCCCGGTGCCCGCTGCCCGACCGGACCAGTAGGCGTTGGCAGTGCCCGCGCCCGCCGCACCGATGGCGACGAGGGCGAGCGCGACCGCGGTCCCGCGCTTCGCGCGCGATGAGATCCGGGAGTGCGACATCGGTCGGTCAGCCTTGCCGTGCGGTGGCGTGGAAAGTGAGGGGGAACGACGCGTCCTTGCACGCGTTCTGGTTGGTGGGGAGGTCGAGCATCGAGATCCGCAACGGGATCCGGGCCGCCGCGCCGGGCGCGAGCTCGTAACGCGTGGCGCCTGGCGCCGAGGAGCGGTATCCGGTGACCCGGATGCTCGTGGCCGCGCGGCAGGCCTTCGTCGCATCACCGACGGTGACGCCGGCGGAGGTGATGCGCGCGGGCCGGGAGCCGAGGTTCACGATCGACACGACGACGGGTCGGCTCACTCCGGGTGACAGAGCGCCTTTCTCGCGGCCGGTCACGGTGATCGCCACCGGCGCCGATGGCGCGCTGTGCCGGCTCGTCGACCGCGCCGTCTGCGAGTTGCCGGGCATCGGGTTGCGCTCTCCCGCCGGAGGGTTCGCGGTCGCGCCGCAGCTGTTGCCGCAGCCGTTCAGCCGCAGGACGGCCGTGACCAGACCGGCAAGGAGGACGGCGAGGACGGCCAACCACAGCCACAGCAGCCCTGGGCGACGTACGTCGTCTTGCTCAGGTCGTCTGCGTTGGATCGCGTGGTCCGTCATCGCCGTCCTCCTCGGCCGGCACGAGAGGTCAGCTGACGCTGTAGGTCACCGGGATGGTCTGCGACTTGCAGGCGTCCTGGTTGCTGCTGGTGTCGTTCATCGTCAGGGTGATGCCGGTCCAAGCGCCGACGCCGCTGCCTGGGGCGATCTCGGCGTTGACCGGGGCGGTGCCGGTGATCGTGAAGTCGCCCGCCACGCAACCTTCAGGCAGCGTGCCGAGGGTGGCCGTGACGGTCCCGACGTACACCTTGCCGGAGTTCGTGTTGTTGAAGTCGCCGGACAGCGTGACGCTGCCGCCCGGGTACAGGCCCGAGGAGGTGCTGGTCTGCACGACCGCGACGTTCTGGACGCTGCCGGTAGCCGCGGTTCCCGACCCGCTGCCGGTGGAGGTCCAGTAAGCGAGGGCGATGCCGCCGCTGGTCAGGGCAAGAGCGCCACCGCCGAGGATGGCGGCTGCCTTCTTCTTGTTGTTGATCTTTCGCATTGTCTGCTCCGCTCGCGTTGTGAGCCCCCCAAAGCGGGGCACCGACGTCAAAGGTGACGGCCTCGGCGCAACAGTTACGCGACGGATTCACAACACTTGGACAACTTCCGGTTCCGCAGTCCTGGACCGGATTTGTCCCGGTTCGTACGCCGCGCTCCGGTGGCCGGGCGACGCGTCGGGTCAGCCTTCGAAGCGGTAGCCGACTCCGCGAACCGTCTGCAGGTAGTGCGGCCGCCTCGGGTCCGCTTCGATCTTCGTGCGCAACCGGCGGATGTGCTCGGTGACGGTAGACGGGTCCTGCCACCTCGTGGAAGAGCCCCACACCTGGTCGAGCAGCTGCTCGCGGGTGAAGACCCGTCGCGGGGACCCGGCGAGCAGGGCCAGCAGGTCGAACTCCTTCGCCGTGGTCTCGACCACCTCGCCGTCGACAACGACCTCGCGCGCGGCGATGTCGATGGTCAGTGCGCCGTAGCGCAGCCGCTTGCTCGG
This region of Mycobacteriales bacterium genomic DNA includes:
- a CDS encoding Ig-like domain-containing protein; protein product: MRRRFYSVLAVTAALAVAGAASALAFFTATGTASQLATSTTLGAPIAASATAASATSITISVTSGPSAPAATGYVAYPHGTTSTAACTISGATGSCSVTGVTPGTTPSYDVYSTLSSWISAATAIVSATTPPAAPTAVTVVGGGTGQAYIDAANASSVEIDVTLPATSTAADMVHLTVSDGTTTVTPSAKTAPSGAGTTAFTALNLSSLHDGHLTVTAWSTNAGGSSTTLAVTAVKDTAAPAPTVTAPSNGAYLASTTPTISGAAGTQVADAGHSADAATVTVTIYSGGTATGPPVQTISGNVTSGSWSVTPSPALAGNAQYTAQVSQSDAAGNAATATTTFVIDSRAPSVTVTAPTAGSITTSLTPTFTGTAGNQAAGTTQSADSSTVTVKIYAGPNATGTPVQTRTTTETSGSWSVAASSALTAGSQYTVQATQSDAVGNTGTSSAVTFTAGPLPPVALAFVNLSGLPPVLSTGNVEMINALGQPVVNTTGSAISVSVSGGLLGPVNVSIANGQTVSTQFSALLTLSSFSATATVNGQTLTGHS